From the Brachyspira intermedia PWS/A genome, the window TTTAATGTTGTAAGTATTTCCATCAAAGTTTTTGTAGTTGCAGGATCAAGATCGCTTGTAGGTTCATCAGCTATTAAGCATTTACATCCATAAGCTAATGCTCTTAGTATAGCAACCTTTTTCATTTCTCCTCCTGAAAGATTAGAGGCTTTAGAATATGTTTTATCTTTAAGTGCAAATAATTCTATATTTTCTTTAGTCTGATTTATTTTTTCTTCTGTAATTTTATGTTTAAAAGCTAAAGGCATTAATATATTATCTATAACGCTTATAGTAGGTATAATCACAGGATACTGAAATATATAAGAAAAATATTCTCTTCTGAAACTTGCAAGAACATCTTCATTAGCTCCATTCAATTTGAAGGAGTCATAATATATAGTTCCTCCTGTTGGTTTAAGTATACCGCCTATTATACTAAGCAATGTACTTTTACCGCTTCCTGTATGTCCAACAAAACTTATAAAATCACCCTGATTAATATCTAAACTAATATCCTCACAGGCATTGAATTGATTAACTCCCAAAGGGAAAACCTTTGATACATTTATTATTTTTATATTCATAGTGTTCCCCTCAAATCATCATAAGGATCTTTGTGTAAAAGTATAGAGTTAGAAATAAAAGCTCCTATCATAAAGCCTACTATTAGCACAGCATTAGCCAATAATACAACATAAGCACCATTTATTACATCAGAGAATTCTATTAAAGTTAATATATATGAACTGTATCTCAAATATAATATAAGCATTTCTATAATGCAAATTGCAAACGATACTAAAGGATATAAAAGGCTTATTAATATCGCTAATTTTCTTATAGCTAATTTAGTAGCTCCGAATATACGCAAAGTAGAAAACATTCTGCTGTTTTTTGAAAATATGTATGAACTGGATATTGCAGAATATAGTATTCCTATTATAAATATTCCTATAAATAAAGCGTATATAGAAAATTCTCTGAAGAAAGGTATATTTTCATTTAATAATATCTCATATTTCCATACCAAACTGAATATAGAAGTTACAGCCATAAGCTGAGATAATGAAATAAATATTATTATTGAAAAAACAATACTTCCTTTAATAAGTTTTGAAGCATATCCTATAGTTGAATTATACACAATAAAAACCTTTTATTTTTTTTAACCTATTAGCAATATCTTTGTAAAATATAATACAGGTACTTCTAAATTCAATATCGATATTATTTATAATTACTTAAGCAAATTATTTTTACTATATAAAATGTAATTATCTTAATCTTCCGAATTCTATTGTATTAAATTTATCTACTTCTTCTATTAAAGGTATAGGATATTCAGACATATCTTTACCTTCTCTTAAGGTATTGTATATAGTTAAATTACTTTTCTTCCAATCTGATAATCTTTTTTTGTATTCTTTTGTATATCCTGCAGTCATTTCTAATTTTCCATTATTCAATATAAAACCTACAAACATATCTACTTTATCATTAGGTATAGAATCTCTTACATCATAAGCAACATAACTCAAAGGCATTTTCTCATAATAATAAGCATTAGTTCCGCTTTCTGCATACAAAAATATTCCTGTACCTCTTTTCATACCGTTTACTTTATATTCAACATTTCCATTTTCTTTAAATGTATATAAATATCCATTAGGAGCTAGTACACTTTTTCCTTTAACTGCCTTTATCCACACACTATTGTATTTACTTTGAGAAACTTTAACATTAGAAGCACAAGATGTTATAGTAAATAACAATATCACTATAGTATACAATTTCAACATAAGAATCCTTAACAAAATATTTTCTATATTCTCGGCATCAAAATTAATTATTATATAAAATTATATTTATAGTGATTTTTCATAGTCTTTTCATTATAGACTATTGCTATTTAATAAAATAATATTTATTATATATTAACATTTTTAACACCTTATATAAACGGTAAAAGTAATATGCATAATAATGAATCAATATATACTGAATTAATAGAAAGATTTTCAAAAAGCGAAGAATTTTTAAATTTCGATATAAAAACTGTAAAAAGTTTAACAGGACTTAAAGGCGGAAGCGATTCTTTATTTTTCGCATCTCTTTTTAATAATAATGAAGAAAGTATTTTAATAATCAAAGAAAATGAAAGCGATGCTATGCTTTTAAGCCAATCTTTAAATTTTTACAATATACCTAATTATTATTTCCCTGATTATGACACTGTTCCTTTTACCAAAATGTCTCCTGTTACAGATATAGCACAGGATAGAATAAATATTTTATATAAATTAATAAATAAAGAAAAATGTATCATAATAACAACTATAAATGCTGTAACTAGAAAATTACCTAATAGAAATGATTTGAAAAAACTGCCTATATATTTAAATGTAGGCGATAAATTGGATTTAGATAATTTAAGATTAACATTATATGATTTAGGATATGTTATAGAGAGAGAAGTTGCTGAAAAAGGCACTGCTTCTGTGAGAGGAAGTATAGTAGATGTATTTTCTGTAGAATATGATAATCCCATTAGAATAGAATTATTTGATGAGGAAATAGAAAGTATAAGACTATTCAATATAGAAGATGGAAGATCTTTCAAAAGCGTAGAAAATATAATTATTTATCCCGTTAGAGAAGCTATTTACAGTGATTCGGCGGTAAGCGAATTTTTAAATAATAATGAAATTGAAGATGAACTAAAAGACAATATAACAAAAAGAAAGTATTTCGCCGGAAGTGAAACATTACTGCCTATTTTTTATAATGATTTAGAAACTATATTTGATTATTTTGATTATGGTTATATATTCATTGATGATGCTTTAAAATTAAAAAATAAACTCATAACTATTATAGATACTATAAAAGAAAATTTTAATGATATAGATAATATGTTTACTATAATAGAAGATATTTATAAACTTTATATTGATAATAATTATTTTTCTGAAATAGTAAAAAAATCAATAAATATATCACCTTTTATAACGGACATAGATATATATAAATTTCATTTTGAAGAAGGTGTTTCTTTTAAATCTAGATTAACAGATTTTCTTGATTATGTCAAAGAATATAGAGAAAAAGATTATTTAATTATACTTTCTACAGGACATCATGATCAGGCATTGAGATTTTATAAGATAATGCAGGATTTATCGCCTACTATCATAACTGAAAATGAAATAGAAGATGAAGAAAAAGATTCTGAAGATAAAGAAATAACTGATAATAAAGAAATAAACAATAATGATAATTTAGAAAATTCTGAAAATAATGAAGATAATAAAGAAATAATTCTTGAGGATACTAATAAAAAAGAAGAAATAATAAAAGATTATTCAAAAAATGAAAATAATTTTTATATAATAACAACTCAGGCATCATCAGGCTTCATAAAGAATGATATAAAAACAATATTCATAGCAGATTGGGAAGTATTTGGAAGAAAAAGAAAAAAGGTAAGAAAGATCCCAAAAGTTAATAAAAACTTAATAGAAACATTTGTAGATTTGAATGTTGGAGATTATGCTGTTCATGTTAATTATGGTATAGGAAAGTATTTAGGACTAACAAGAAAAATGTCCAATGGTAAAGAAAAAGATTATATCACATTGGAATATGCCAAAGGAGATAAACTTTATATACCTGTAGAGCAAATGAACTTCGTACAGAAATATATATCCGGTCATGGAGAAGCCCCAAAATTAACACAGTTAGGCGGAAGTGCTTGGGATAAAATAAAGAGCAAGGCAAGAGAAGATGCATTAGCTACTGCAAGAGAATTAATAAAGCTTTATGCCATAAGATCCAATATCCGAGGAAATGTTTATGGACCTGACACTCAATGGCAGGACGATTTTGAAGCTTCATTTCGTTATGAGGAAACAGTTGATCAGTTGAGGGCTATAAATGATATAAAAGAAGATATGGAAAGTGGCAAGATGATGGATAGGCTTGTATGCGGCGATGTAGGATTTGGAAAAACAGAAGTCGCATTCAGAGCTGTATTTAAAGCTATAATGGCAGGAAAACAATGTGCTATACTCTGCCCTACTACAATATTATCACAGCAGCATTATAATAACGCTAAAAAAAGATTTGAAGACTTCCCTATTAGAATAGAAGTTTTAAATAGATTCGTTACAAGCAAACAAACAAAGAAGAATAAAGAATTATTAAAAACAGGTTCATGCGATTTGATAGTTGGAACTCATATGCTTTTATCAAAAGATGTGGAGTTTAAAAATCTAGGACTTATAGTTATAGATGAAGAGCAGAGATTTGGAGTTAAACATAAAGAGGCATTAAAAAAATTAAGATTAGAAACTGATGTTCTTACACTTTCAGCTACTCCTATACCTAGAACTTTAAATATGGCTTTAACAGGAATAAGAGATATAAGCATAATAGAAACTCCTCCATTAAACAGAATACCTGTAAAAACTTTCGTTACAGAGTTCACAGAAGATGCTGTTGTAAATGCAATAGAAAGAGAATTGAAAAGAGATGGACAAGTATTTTATCTTTATAACAGAATAGATACTATAGAATCATTTGCACTTATGATAAAAAAACTTTGTCCTAAAGCCAGAATATGCGTTGCCCATGGAAGAATGACAGGACATCAGCTTGAAAAAATAATGGGCGATTTTATTAATCATAAATATGATATATTAGTTTCCACTACCATAATAGAAAACGGAATAGATATACCTAATGCCAATACTATACTAATAGATAATGCAAATAAATTAGGATTATCCGAGCTTTATCAATTAAGAGGAAGAGTGGGAAGAAGCGACAGAGAGGCTTATGCTTATATGTTCTATCCTAGCGATTTAGCATTAACAGAAGTTGCATATAAAAGACTTGAAGCTATATCCGAACATACAGATTTAGGTGCGGGTTTTAAAATAGCTATGCGTGATTTAGAAATTAGAGGTGCAGGAAATATTTTAGGTAAAGAACAATCCGGTATGATATATCAAGTTGGTTATGAATTATATACTCAAATGCTAGAAGAAGCTGCAAATGAATATAAAGGCGAAATAAAAGAAGTAACATTCGATACTGTTATAGACTTAAAGCATAATTTATTTATTCCTGATTCTTATATAGCCGATTCAAAAGAAAAAATATCCGCTTATAAATTAATAATGCGTTCACAAAGCGATGAAGATATTGAATATGCTAAAGAGTTTATGATAGATAAATATGGCAAACTTCCGAAAGAATTAGAAGATATTTTCGATATTGCCAAATTAAAAATTATATTAAAAAGAATGAGAATATTATCTGTTATAGAAGGACAGTATAATATATATCTTAAACTTGATAAACTCTCAAAAATAGATACTGACAAACTTGTAAAATTAATCAATACAAAAAATTCAGGAGTTTATTTTGATAAAGATAATCTTAATCAATTAATAATACCGGTTATACATGAAAAAGAAAATGATATAGAATGGAAATTAGAAAAAATAAAAAATGTAATTCTAGAAATAGAAGGTGAAAATTATGCACCAGATACTAATTCAAAAAATGATAAGAATATAAATGATAATCAAGAAGAGCATTCTAAAATGAGCGTCGCAGAAGCTAATATAAAAAATAATAAAAACAATAGAAAAAGAACTGTATCAAGAAGATCGCCTAAATTAATAAAAGTAAATAAAAAATAATTATAATATTTGATTCATTTAAACTATATTAAGTATGATTATATGCTACAAATTATACTTAATATAGTTTTTTTATGTATTTTTTGATTGAAATTGATTATTTTTGATTGATTTTGATTGATTTTTATCGTTTTTTTGATATAATTATTAATATAAAGATTAGAAAAAGGAATGATAAAGGTGCTAAAAGTAAGCAGATACGAATTGATTTTTGAAGTTATAAAAGAGAAAAAGAACATCAAAATTGAAGAATTGATTGAAAGGCTTAACGTTTCAGAGGCAACAATTAGAAGAGATTTAACTTTTCTTGAAAAAGCAGGAAAGATAAGAAGAGTTCATGGCGGTGCTATATTAGTTGATACTCAGGAAGAAAGTTTAATATACAAAAAAGAAATATACTCAGAAGAAAAAGAAAAAATAGGAAAGTTTGCTGCTTCATTAGTTGAAAGCGGTAATACAATATATTTAGATGCAGGAACAAGTGTTTTTGCTATGATTAAATATTTAGCCGGCATAGAAAACATAAAAGTAGTAACTAATGGATTAAGTCATATAGAAGAGCTTTATAACAAAAAAATAGAAACATACTTAATAGGCGGAAAGATGAAAATGCTTACAGGTGCTTTAGTTGGAGCTAGTGCCGTTTTATCAATAAAGAATTTTAATTTTGATTTGGCATTTATGGGAGCGAATGGAATAGATATTGACGGCTACTCTACTCCTGACAGTGAAGAAGCTTTGATAAAAAGTGAAGCTGCTTCAAAAGCAAATAAAACTTATTTTCTATGCGATGAATCAAAATTAAAAAAGAAAAGTTTAATTAATTTTTATCACTTGGAAGATTCTTATTTGATAACAAATGCAAAAGAAATAGATGATAATATAAAAAATAAATTAAAAGATTTATACATTGTCAATTCATAAAAAGTGAGGGATTATTTATGATATATACTTTAACATTAAATCCGGCTGTAGACTATTATATAGACATGAATAACTTTGAAGAAGGAGATCTAAACAAAGTTAATAATGCCTATACATTGGCCGGAGGAAAAGGAATTAATGTTTCCAAAGTTTTAAAAAATTTCAATATTGATTCTATTGCTTTGGGATTCTGCGGAGGCTTTACAGGAGATTATATAAAAAAGCATCTTAAAGGATACGGCATAAAAGAAAATTTTATTTATTTAGAGGAAGATACAAGAATCAATATAAAATTAAAAACAAATAAAACAGAAAGCGAAATAGCAGGAAAATCTCCTAATATTTCAAAAGAAAAAGTTAATGAACTATTAAACTATATAAAAAACAATATAAAAGAAAATGATATATTGGTTTTATCTGGAAGCGTTCCTAATTCTATTGACAGTTCTATATACAAAGATATTATAGCAAATGCAAATAAAAATATAAAAGTGATATTAGATGCAAGAGATGAAGCATTCAAATTCGGATTAAAAGAAAAAGTATTTCTCACAAAACCTAATAAAAAAGAATTAAGCGAATACTTTAATAAAAATATAGAATCAGCAGATGATATCATAAAATATGCAAGAGAACTAATAAAAGAAGGAAGTGAAAATGTAATAGTTTCTTTAGGAAAAGATGGTTCTATACTTGTAACAAAAGATAAGGCATATATAGGAAATGCTCCTGATGGAAAATTGATTAGTTCTGTAGGTGCCGGAGATTCCATGGTGGCTGGTATAGTTTACGGTATAAGCAATAATTTAAATATAATTGATTCTTATAAATATGCTATAGCAAGCGGAAGCTCTACAGCATGTTCTGAAGGGTTAACTACATTTGAAAATATGAATAAATTTCTAGAAAAAGTAGAAATAAAAAAATTAATTAAAGTTTATAAAGTTAATATAAATGGAGGCTAAAAATGCTAAAAGATGTTATAACTTTAGATTGTATTAATACAGATCTAAAGGGAACAACTAAATCAGAAATTATAGATGAAATGGTAGATATTCTCTATAATAATGGTAAATTAAATGACAGAGAAGAGTATAAACAAGAAATACTAAAAAGAGAAGCACAAAGCTCAACAGGTATGGAAGAAGGAATAGCAATACCTCATGGTAAAACTAAAGCCGTGAAAATTCCTACTGTTGCAATAGGTATTTCAAAAAAAGGCGTTGATTATGAATCATTAGACGGAGAGCCTTCTCATTTATTTTTTATGATAGCAGCTCCTGAAAACTCAAATGATTCTCATATAGAATTATTATCAAAAATCACTACCCTACTTCTTGAAGATGATATAAGAGAGGCACTTTTAAATGCTAAAAGCAAAGAAGAAGTTTTAGATATATTAATAAAAAATGCTGAAAAAGATAATGAAAACTCATCATTAAATCATGAAACTAATAACAGCAATGATTCATATCAAGTATTAGCAGTAACAGCCTGCCCTACTGGAATAGCACATACCTATATGGCTGCCGATGCCTTGCTTAAAAAAGGTAAAGAACTTGGTATTACTATAAAAGTAGAAACTAATGGTTCAAGCGGTGTAAAAAATGAACTTACAAAAGATGAAATAAAAAATGCCAAAGGTATAATAGTAGCTGCTGATAAAAATGTTGCTATGGAAAGATTTGCAGGAAAGAATGTTGATATAGTGGGAGTAAAAGAGGCAATAAAAAATCCTGAACAATTAATAAAAAATGCTATGAATCAAACAGCTCCTATATATCATAGTAATGAAGATAATACTCAAACTTCAAATAAATTTGCTAAGAAACCAAAAACAGGCGTATATAAACATTTAATGTCAGGTGTATCAAATATGCTTCCATTCGTTGTAGGCGGAGGTATATTAATAGCATTTTCATTTATGTTTGGTATTAATGCCAGCAATCCGAATGATCCTTCATACAATTATTTTGCTAAACTTTTAAATGATATAGGAGGAGGAAATGCATTCTTCCTAATGGTTCCTGTAATGTCAGCATTCATTGGTATGAGTATTGCTGACAGACCGGGATTTGCTCCTGCTATGGTTGGAGGATTAATATCATTAAACAGCGGCGGCGGATTTTTAGGAGGTTTGATAGGAGGATTTTTAGGCGGATACATCACTCTTTTATTAAAAAAAGTATTTAATAAGTTGCCTGAAAGTTTAGACGGAATTAAACCTGTTTTACTATATCCTTTATTTGGTATATTCATTACAGGTGCTATAATGTATTTATTCATTGTTAATCCTATAGCTGCAATCAATACAGGAATTTCAAATTTCTTGAAAAACTTGGGAACAGGAAACTTAATATTATTAGGTGCTTTACTAGGTGCCATGATGTCCACTGATATGGGAGGCCCTATAAATAAAGCTGCTTTCACATTCGGTATAGCTATGATAGCTTCAGGACAGTACGCTCCTCATGCTGCAGTTATGGCTGGCGGAATGGTTCCTCCTTTGGGAATAGCTTTGGCTACTACAATATTCAGAAATAAATTCTCTGCTGATGAAAGAGATGCCGGAAAAACATGCTATGTTATGGGACTTTCATTCATTACTGAAGGAGCCATACCATTTGCCGCATCAGACCCTATAAGAGTAATACCATCTTGTATGATAGGTGCTGCAATTTCAGGTGCTTTAACTATGGCTTTTCATATAGAACTTAGAGCCCCTCATGGCGGAATATTCGTTTTGCCTATAGTTAATAATCCTGTAATGTATTTACTTGCTATAGTAGTTGGTTCTGTAATAACTGCTCTTTTACTTGGATTTATTAAGAAACCTGCTGAAAATTAACATATATCTTCTTACAAAAAAGGCTGTATCCTCAAATAAAGATACAGCCTAACTTTTTACTTCATAATAAAATTATATAAAACTATTCTAAATAACAATGATGGAATCTATGAAATCCTAGAGGATCATAATAAACGCCTTTTAATTTAGGAGATACAAGCAAAGGTTCTGTATAATAATATATAGGTATTATGGCTTCTTCTCTCATTAGCATTTCTTCTGCCTTATGCATAGTCTGCATTCTAAACTTTTGATCTCCTGAAAGCATAACTTGATTTATTATATCATCATAAGCCTTATTACTATAAACGCTGTAATTATTAGGAGAATAACTTAAACATAAAGTCATAAAGTTTATAGGATCATCAAAATCTCCGTTCCATGCTCCTCTTGCCATAGTGATGTTTCTGTCGTATCTTGTCTGCAAAAATACTGCCCATTCTTCCTGAGTCAAAGTTACATCAATACCAAGATTCTCTTTCCACATCTGCTGAACTGCTTCAAATATTTTTACATGCAGTCCCGGATCTGTTTTAAACTCCATAACAGGAAAGCCTTCTCCATTAGGATATCCTGCCTCAGCCATTAATTTCTTAGCTTCCTCAACATTTTTAGCATATCCATTTTCAGTTATATCTATATATTCTCCACCGTTTTTTCTGAAATCTCCCTCATAGTCAGATAT encodes:
- a CDS encoding ABC transporter ATP-binding protein, whose amino-acid sequence is MNIKIINVSKVFPLGVNQFNACEDISLDINQGDFISFVGHTGSGKSTLLSIIGGILKPTGGTIYYDSFKLNGANEDVLASFRREYFSYIFQYPVIIPTISVIDNILMPLAFKHKITEEKINQTKENIELFALKDKTYSKASNLSGGEMKKVAILRALAYGCKCLIADEPTSDLDPATTKTLMEILTTLNKQGTTIIMVTHAHNIAAYANNVYEMSNGKIVRCLK
- the mfd gene encoding transcription-repair coupling factor is translated as MHNNESIYTELIERFSKSEEFLNFDIKTVKSLTGLKGGSDSLFFASLFNNNEESILIIKENESDAMLLSQSLNFYNIPNYYFPDYDTVPFTKMSPVTDIAQDRINILYKLINKEKCIIITTINAVTRKLPNRNDLKKLPIYLNVGDKLDLDNLRLTLYDLGYVIEREVAEKGTASVRGSIVDVFSVEYDNPIRIELFDEEIESIRLFNIEDGRSFKSVENIIIYPVREAIYSDSAVSEFLNNNEIEDELKDNITKRKYFAGSETLLPIFYNDLETIFDYFDYGYIFIDDALKLKNKLITIIDTIKENFNDIDNMFTIIEDIYKLYIDNNYFSEIVKKSINISPFITDIDIYKFHFEEGVSFKSRLTDFLDYVKEYREKDYLIILSTGHHDQALRFYKIMQDLSPTIITENEIEDEEKDSEDKEITDNKEINNNDNLENSENNEDNKEIILEDTNKKEEIIKDYSKNENNFYIITTQASSGFIKNDIKTIFIADWEVFGRKRKKVRKIPKVNKNLIETFVDLNVGDYAVHVNYGIGKYLGLTRKMSNGKEKDYITLEYAKGDKLYIPVEQMNFVQKYISGHGEAPKLTQLGGSAWDKIKSKAREDALATARELIKLYAIRSNIRGNVYGPDTQWQDDFEASFRYEETVDQLRAINDIKEDMESGKMMDRLVCGDVGFGKTEVAFRAVFKAIMAGKQCAILCPTTILSQQHYNNAKKRFEDFPIRIEVLNRFVTSKQTKKNKELLKTGSCDLIVGTHMLLSKDVEFKNLGLIVIDEEQRFGVKHKEALKKLRLETDVLTLSATPIPRTLNMALTGIRDISIIETPPLNRIPVKTFVTEFTEDAVVNAIERELKRDGQVFYLYNRIDTIESFALMIKKLCPKARICVAHGRMTGHQLEKIMGDFINHKYDILVSTTIIENGIDIPNANTILIDNANKLGLSELYQLRGRVGRSDREAYAYMFYPSDLALTEVAYKRLEAISEHTDLGAGFKIAMRDLEIRGAGNILGKEQSGMIYQVGYELYTQMLEEAANEYKGEIKEVTFDTVIDLKHNLFIPDSYIADSKEKISAYKLIMRSQSDEDIEYAKEFMIDKYGKLPKELEDIFDIAKLKIILKRMRILSVIEGQYNIYLKLDKLSKIDTDKLVKLINTKNSGVYFDKDNLNQLIIPVIHEKENDIEWKLEKIKNVILEIEGENYAPDTNSKNDKNINDNQEEHSKMSVAEANIKNNKNNRKRTVSRRSPKLIKVNKK
- a CDS encoding DeoR/GlpR family DNA-binding transcription regulator, whose protein sequence is MLKVSRYELIFEVIKEKKNIKIEELIERLNVSEATIRRDLTFLEKAGKIRRVHGGAILVDTQEESLIYKKEIYSEEKEKIGKFAASLVESGNTIYLDAGTSVFAMIKYLAGIENIKVVTNGLSHIEELYNKKIETYLIGGKMKMLTGALVGASAVLSIKNFNFDLAFMGANGIDIDGYSTPDSEEALIKSEAASKANKTYFLCDESKLKKKSLINFYHLEDSYLITNAKEIDDNIKNKLKDLYIVNS
- the pfkB gene encoding 1-phosphofructokinase; protein product: MIYTLTLNPAVDYYIDMNNFEEGDLNKVNNAYTLAGGKGINVSKVLKNFNIDSIALGFCGGFTGDYIKKHLKGYGIKENFIYLEEDTRINIKLKTNKTESEIAGKSPNISKEKVNELLNYIKNNIKENDILVLSGSVPNSIDSSIYKDIIANANKNIKVILDARDEAFKFGLKEKVFLTKPNKKELSEYFNKNIESADDIIKYARELIKEGSENVIVSLGKDGSILVTKDKAYIGNAPDGKLISSVGAGDSMVAGIVYGISNNLNIIDSYKYAIASGSSTACSEGLTTFENMNKFLEKVEIKKLIKVYKVNINGG
- a CDS encoding PTS fructose transporter subunit IIABC, giving the protein MLKDVITLDCINTDLKGTTKSEIIDEMVDILYNNGKLNDREEYKQEILKREAQSSTGMEEGIAIPHGKTKAVKIPTVAIGISKKGVDYESLDGEPSHLFFMIAAPENSNDSHIELLSKITTLLLEDDIREALLNAKSKEEVLDILIKNAEKDNENSSLNHETNNSNDSYQVLAVTACPTGIAHTYMAADALLKKGKELGITIKVETNGSSGVKNELTKDEIKNAKGIIVAADKNVAMERFAGKNVDIVGVKEAIKNPEQLIKNAMNQTAPIYHSNEDNTQTSNKFAKKPKTGVYKHLMSGVSNMLPFVVGGGILIAFSFMFGINASNPNDPSYNYFAKLLNDIGGGNAFFLMVPVMSAFIGMSIADRPGFAPAMVGGLISLNSGGGFLGGLIGGFLGGYITLLLKKVFNKLPESLDGIKPVLLYPLFGIFITGAIMYLFIVNPIAAINTGISNFLKNLGTGNLILLGALLGAMMSTDMGGPINKAAFTFGIAMIASGQYAPHAAVMAGGMVPPLGIALATTIFRNKFSADERDAGKTCYVMGLSFITEGAIPFAASDPIRVIPSCMIGAAISGALTMAFHIELRAPHGGIFVLPIVNNPVMYLLAIVVGSVITALLLGFIKKPAEN